The Microbacterium sp. SORGH_AS_0862 region GGGACATGGACGGCTGACCATCGGCTAACGCGGCTTGGAGTGGAGATTCGTTCGAGATCCAGGTACGGAGTTCGGCCACCGATTTCTCAACGCTTTCGAGTCTCGTGTTCGACGCACCGATCCGTTCCCGTGTGGACGCGACGGCGATCTCGACGACCTGAAGGCAAGTGTCGATCAGTTGTCTGGCGTCGTCATCCCAGCGCTCGGGGCTACCGTCGATTACTCCGACCGCGTTGTCGACTGCGATCCATGCGACCGACCGCAACGCGAGAGGTTCCGGCTCCAGCCTCATACGTGCGTCGAGGTTCGCGGGCAGGAAAGTCGAGAGCGGCATCTGATCGAGGTGGGACACGGCGAAATCCCAGGACGACATCGTTGCGTCGAGCGCACTTGCGTCCACCACGATCAGTGACCCGCTGCTCTCGACCGCGCTGACTTCGAATCTCTCGGTTTGGGGAAGGAGCCGCCGAGCGAGCACAAGCGCCTGGAAACAGGGATTGACATCGCGGTGTTCAATCCGCTGGACGCGGAAATGGGCATGCGGCGTGTTGAGCCGCGCCTCGACGAGGAGGATTCGGTTGGTGCCGAAGAACGCACGCACACGATCCCAGGTCGGCATCCTGCCTTCCTCTTCCGCAGACGGCAGCATCCCGGCGTCAGCTCTGACGTGGAGAGCTCGGATGGCTGCGAGCCCGGCTTCCGAACCCTGCACGAACGAGGTAGCTAGGCTCAACGCCGCCGCGACGTGCACCACGTCTACGCGGCCGCTTTCAGTGACGAACTGGTCAGTGAATCCATCCCAGACGAGGGTCTCGTGGGTCTCGCTATTGCGCATGTCGGGGAGCACGACGCCACTCACGACTGCTGCGAGCGCTCCACCTTCACGGACTAGCCGCTCTCGCAAGTTCGTGAGCATTGGAGGCGTGCTCTATTCCCCTGCTCGGAGGCAGTGCGTTGCCCAGCTGTACTGACGAAAGGGGCCCTCAATCGTCCTCTTGTACGCGTCGGCAAGCGCGAGAGCTCGAGCTTCCGAGTCGTCCGTCTGCGTGAGCACGGCCTCGTAAGCGCGGGTCGCGGCCGAACGAGCGCGACGCAGCGCGGGTTCGACCGCCCTCAGATGGTCTCGGAACTGATCAGCAATCGTTGGCTCGGCCGCGAAGTATCGATTGGTCAGCGTGTTTGTCGCGATATACGCGGCGACTGGGTCGTCACAGTCGATTACTTGACCGACAGCGTAGACGCCGGCGAGCACGTCCGTCACATGCGGTATTCCTAGCGAGACGAGGTGCGGGATCAGCAGAGCGAGCAGGTCTGAGCCTCGATACGCATAGTGCTGCAGGACCCATTCTGCTCGAAAGAAGCCCTGAGTTCCGCGTGGCGGGATATCCATGCCGAACGCTCGTGACAAGCCTTGACCGTCACTCGCGGAGCTGCGCGTAGACCACCAGTCGGCTGCGTCGGCAAGCGCTCTTCCGACATCTGTGCTGACCGAGGTGTCGGCTTCGACCGCCCTGATGATATGCGCCGGGAGTTCGTCTAGGAGGTCCAACAGCTCATCCGCCTGGCGCGGATCGTATGGCTCGAACGGTTCGAGCGAGAAGAGGAGGCTGACAGCACGGTCGCGTTGTCGCAACAGCTGATCGATCCAGCCCTGCAGTTTCTTGAAACCATCGCCAGGAGAGACAAGGTCCTGGCTCAGCGATCTGATGACGTCCGCGAGCACATCCGCATGCCACCGCCAGGGCGCTTCATCAACGGGTACGGTGTGATGATCACGGGCGGAGCGAGGCAGAGCCGACACGCTACGTACCGGCGACAGGAGTCTCTCGATAGCATGTGGCGGCAGCGTCATGAGGGCCTCCGGGCTGGCGGATGACGTTCCATACTCTCGACGATGCGATCGCAGATGTCCGGTGCACTCTCGTGTTCCCAGAACCGAAGCACCACCCACCCCGCTGCGCTGATGGTTGCCGTCGTCTCAGCATCTCGCGTCATGTTGGACCGCACTTTGTCCGCCCAGAACTCGCCGTTGCGAACTGGGGCCGTGTAGTGGTCCGGGCAGCCGTGCCAGAAGCATCCGTC contains the following coding sequences:
- a CDS encoding very short patch repair endonuclease, whose amino-acid sequence is MVETSWASSEGVRRSMVANRGRDTGPELAVRRILHAEGLRYRVDFAPLGGRRRADIVFTRQRIAIFIDGCFWHGCPDHYTAPVRNGEFWADKVRSNMTRDAETTATISAAGWVVLRFWEHESAPDICDRIVESMERHPPARRPS